One Myotis daubentonii chromosome 3, mMyoDau2.1, whole genome shotgun sequence genomic window carries:
- the HHLA2 gene encoding LOW QUALITY PROTEIN: HERV-H LTR-associating protein 2 (The sequence of the model RefSeq protein was modified relative to this genomic sequence to represent the inferred CDS: inserted 1 base in 1 codon; deleted 1 base in 1 codon; substituted 3 bases at 3 genomic stop codons), which produces MLSLFLILIISLSGSQIFPAFFIHFSTMSQQIVIGRLEEDVILSXLFESGEKVIIHWRNQGDVYTYXKDSDHLGKQDPRYTTRTXLFLSEIHSENASLPFRRLSHLDEGIXLCYMETTARKITKWPNKKLMTTAPKSPSSSLFTFVTLAIKYEKRNTNSSVICGVLSVYPCPVRTWQVENTPIPEGNMEGIGSFDPFYNKGRVNIIGSNLLYACTIENPLLKQTWTGRWTMKGGLHGAFCVYVLCQRVGGIGNDLQDRTEHKGKKMHL; this is translated from the exons ATGCTGTCTCTCTTCCTCATTCTTATAATATCTCTAAGCGGATCTCAAA TCTTTCCagctttcttcattcattttagTACTATGAGTCAGCAAATAGTCATTGGAAGACTTGAGGAAGATGTAATTCTCTCTTGATTATTTGAGAGT GGTGAAAAAGTCATAATTCACTGGAGGAATCAGGGTGATGTTTATACGTACTAAAAAGACAGTGACCATTTGGGAAAACAAGATCCCAGATACACAACCAGGA CCCTCTTCCTGAGTGAAATCCACAGTGAAAATGCTTCCCTACCTTTCAGAAGGTTAAGCCATTTGGATGAAGGAATTTAATTGTGCTATATGGAAACAACAGCTAGAAAAATCACAAA ATGGCCTAACAAGAAGCTAATGACGACAGCTCCCAAAagcccttcttcctccctcttcactTTTGTCACACTGGCGATAAAGTATGAAAAGAGGAACACAAACAGCTCAGTAATATGTGGCGTGTTAAGCGTTTATCCTTGTCCAGTTCGTACATGGCAAGTGGAAAATACACCTATCCCTGAAGGCAATATGGAAGGAATTGGGTCTTTTGATCCTTTTTATAATAAGGGTAGAGTAAATATCATAGGATCAAATTTATTGTATGCATGTACTATTGAAAATCCATTGCTGAAGCAAACATGGACAGGGAGATGGACAATGAAAGGTGGGCTTCATGGGGCTTTCTGTGTATATGTGCTATGTCAGAGGGTTGGGGGAATAGGGAATGATTTGCAGGACAGAACAgaacacaaaggaaagaaaatgcatCTGTGA